The window AACATCGTCAAAAATCTGGTATGCCGTGCCCAGGGCATTGCCGAAGATCGCACAGGCATTTGCAAAATCGAGGTCATATCCCCCGATCTTGGCCCCAAGGTAACAGGCAACGCGAAACAGTTCCGCAGTCTTCATCTCAATGGATCGATAGTAGTCCGCCTGTGTCGTGTTCACATCGCCGCGCTGAAAGGTTTGATGAATCTCTCCCGCACAGACTGTGCGCGTGCTCGTTGCGACCTCACGGCAAACTTCAACCGTTGGGAATTCCGCTGCCAGGCGCAGGGCATGGGAAAACAGGGCATCTCCCAGCAACACGGCAACTGCCGAACCATATTTTTCCACCACCGAGGGGCGACCGTGGCGAATGGCGGCCTGATCGAGGATATCGTCGTGCACGAGTGTTGCCATGTGCACGAGTTCGATCACCGCCCCCAGTTTGATCAGGTCCGGCTCCAGGCGTGCCGACTCCTGATATCCGGAAAAAAAGACCAGAACCGGGCGAATGCGCTTCCCGCCCTTTACCAGGCAATACTCAATCAGATCCTGAATCTCAGGTTCGAAATCGGATACCTGATCGTCGATGAACTGATTGATAGCCTCCAGATACGATTCCGCATGCTGTCGGATGACGGCAAAATCCGTCATCACGCTTCCGGCGGTAGCTGTTTGCGGCGAGTCACTCATGGTAGATGAAAAATCAAGTTAGCGATCTGAAAGCAAGGGATCGATCCCAAAAAGAGAGGAATGTTCGCCCAGCTGATGGGGTCAGACACTGAAACTCTCACCGCAGCTGCAACTGGCCTTTGCGTTGGGATTGGTGAACTTGAACCCACCCGCCATCAGGTTGTCGGAATAGTCAATGACCGTTCCCCGCAAATACAGCGCGCTTCGGGTGTCCACCACCACTCGCACTCCCGCACTCAGCACCTCGATATCTGCTGAGCTGCAGGTATCCACAAACTTCAGTCGATAACTCAATCCATTGCACCCGCCACCCGTGATCGAAATCCGCAACAGTTTTCCCACGGAATCGGCCTCCATGAGCTTTGAACACTTCGCCCCGGCGGACTCCGTCAGTCGCACCAGTCGCTCATCCCCCCGCATGGGGGTTCCGGTGGGTGCAGTTTTCTCTG is drawn from Puniceicoccaceae bacterium and contains these coding sequences:
- a CDS encoding polyprenyl synthetase family protein; this encodes MSDSPQTATAGSVMTDFAVIRQHAESYLEAINQFIDDQVSDFEPEIQDLIEYCLVKGGKRIRPVLVFFSGYQESARLEPDLIKLGAVIELVHMATLVHDDILDQAAIRHGRPSVVEKYGSAVAVLLGDALFSHALRLAAEFPTVEVCREVATSTRTVCAGEIHQTFQRGDVNTTQADYYRSIEMKTAELFRVACYLGAKIGGYDLDFANACAIFGNALGTAYQIFDDVADIVASEARMGKTLHTDILKGKYTLPLILLFEAMPDSEVKKLVAELNDSENVPVQRLESLMERYQIKESILQHFNRQIAIGEHAIEPFANLPASQRLRELLGFVSGQIRILT
- a CDS encoding iron-sulfur cluster assembly accessory protein; amino-acid sequence: MRGDERLVRLTESAGAKCSKLMEADSVGKLLRISITGGGCNGLSYRLKFVDTCSSADIEVLSAGVRVVVDTRSALYLRGTVIDYSDNLMAGGFKFTNPNAKASCSCGESFSV